GCCACCATCATCGAGCGACTCTAGTCGCGTCGCGGGGAAGGCAACGACATGCAGATTTCAGGATGCTCGGCGCTCGTCACGGGCGGTGCTTCAGGGCTCGGGCTGGCCACGGCGACGATGCTGGCCGAGGCGGGTGCGGACGTGGTCATCATCGATCTGCCGTCGTCGGGCGGCGCGGATGTTCCCGGTGTGACGTTCGTTCCCGCGGATGTCACCAATGAGGATCAGGTGCGCGCGGCGATCGCAATGGCCACGAAGCCGCTGCGGATCGTCGTGAACTGCGCGGGAATCGCGACGGCGGAGCGCGCGCTCGGCAAGGAAGGGCCGCAACCGCTTGATCACTTCGAGCGCGTCATCAGGGTGAACCTCATCGGCACGTTCAATGTGATCCGGCTCGCCTCCGAGGCGATGGCGGCAACCGAACCGGTTGGCGGTGAAGGTCAGGGCGAGTCCGAACGGGGCGTGATCGTGAACACCGCATCCGTGGCCGCGTTCGACGGCCAAATCGGCCAGGCCGCGTACTCGGCATCCAAGGGCGGGGTTGCCGCGATGACGCTGCCGCTCGCCCGCGAACTCGCCGCGCGCTTCATCCGCGTCATGACCATTGCGCCGGGAACGTTCGACACCCCGATGCTCGCGGCGCTGCCCCAGGCCGCGCGCGACTCGCTCGGCATGCAGGTACCGCATCCGTCGCGGCTCGGACGCCCGGAGGAGTACGCGGCGCTCGTCAGGCACATCGTGGAGAATTCGATGCTGAACGGCGAGGTCATCCGCCTCGACGGTGCCATCCGCATGCAGCCCAAATAGACCCCGGTGGCCCGCGAAACCGCAGTATCGGCTCCAACGGGGCGATTTTGGCGCGGAAATTGCGGTTTCGGCGGAGGTGTCTGGGGATGCTGATCGAGATTACTGACACTGCCGACCCGCGGCTCGCCGACTTCGCCCGAGGCACGGATGTGCTGCTCAAGAACGGTCGCGGCGCGCACGGCCTCTACATTGCCGAGTCTGCCCTCGTGCTGGAACGGGCAATGCGGGCTGGACACCGTGTGCGGGCGGTGCTCACCCTCAGGGACACCGTCGATGACGCTGCCGCTCTCGTCGGCCCCGAGGTGGCGGTGTTCACCGGATCGATGGAACTGTTGGCGAAACTCACCGGCTATGAGCTTCATCGCGGGCTCATCGCGTCGATGGAACGCCCTGCGCTCCCGAACCCGGCCGACCTGCTTGCCGCGGCGCGCCGCGTGGTCATCCTCGAGAACGTCGTCGACCCGACGAACGTCGGCGCGATCTTCCGCTCGGTCGCGGCAATCGGCGCGGATGCGGTGCTCGTCACGCCGGGCAGCTCGGATCCGTTCTACCGGCGGGCGATTCGCGTCTCGATGGGCACCGTGCTGCAAGTGCCGTGGACGCGCGTGGGGGAGTGGCCGGCGACCCGGAGGTTGCTCACAACGTCCGGATTTCACGTGGCGGCGCTGACTCCAGCGACGGATGCCGTGAGCCTTCGCGACTTTGCCGCCAACGCGCCGGAGCGGGTCGCGCTCGTCGTCGGCACCGAGGGTGATGGTCTGACGCCGGATGCCCTGGCCGCGGCCGACACGATCGTTCGGATCCCCATGCGCCACGGCATCGACTCGCTGAATGTTGCCGCGGCAGCCGCGGTGGCGATGTGGGCACTGTCCTGACCCGCGCGGTGCGCTTTCATTATTCAGGAGGTGGCGGTGCGGATGATGCTGAAATGCTTAGTCTGACGCCCAGGAGCAACCGATTGTCACTCCTGCCACACCACCTCCTGAATGATGAAAGGAACTAAACGAGGAGTTGGTGCTGGGCCAGCTCCTTGTAGAGAGGTGTTGTGGTGATGAGATCGGAGTGGGTTCCGACACCAACCACCTGCCCGTGGTCGAGCACGACGATCTGGTCCGAGTCGACGACCGTCGACAGCCGGTGCGCGATCACGATGAGCGTGCGGTTCTCGGCGACGGCGTCGATCGCTTTGCGCAGCAGTTGCTCGTTGAGCCCGTCGAGGCTCGAGGTGGATTCGTCGAGCAGCAGGATGGGCGGCGCCGCGAGCAGGGCCCGCGCGATCGCGAGCCGCTGGCGCTCGCCGCCGGAAAGCATAACACCGTCTTCGCCGACGGGCGCATCCAGCCCGAGCGGGTTGCGCTCCAGCACCTCGGTGAGATTCACGGCGTGAAGAACATCCACGCACTGCTCGTCCGTCGCGTCCGGCGTCGCGAGGGTGAGGTTCTGCCGAATGCTGCCGGCGAGCACGGGCGCGTCCTGTTCGACGTAGCCAATTTGCGACCGCAACCCCTCACGGTCGAGGCTCCGGATGTCCACCCCGCCGAGGCGGACGATACCGGAATCCGGGTCGTAGAAGCGTTCAATGAGGGCCAGGATCGTGCTCTTACCCGCGCCGGATGGCCCGACAAGTGCGGTGCGTTTGCCGCGGGCGGCACCGAAGGTGACGTCGTGCAAAGTCATGGGGGTGCCCCCTTCGAGACGATCGCCTTCGGCGATCTCCTCAGGGAGCGGGTCGGTTGACGTGACCGCTCCCTGAGGAGGTCGCGCAGCGGCCGTCTCGAAGCGAGCCGTCGTCGAGACCGCGACAGCGGTGTAGCCGAACGACACTCCGTCGAAACTGATGGCAGCATCCGATGCGATCGACGTCGCAGGCTCGACGGCCGCATCAGCCTCGCCCTCGGCGGGCAGGTCGATAATCTCCTGGATGCGCCCGAGCGCGCCGAGCGCGGCGTTCACGGAGGTGACGGCGCCAAACGCCTGCCCGAGCGGCAGGATCATGAGGAACAGGAACAGGATGAACGCGACGAGCGACGCGACGGTGATGGCCCCGCTCGCAACGCGGAATCCGCCGACGCCGAGCACGACGAGGAACGACACCTGCATGGCGATTCCGGCGACCGGTACGACGAGGGCTGAAATCTTCGCGACCTTGATTCCCATCTTCCAGGCGCCGAACGCGTCCTCTTCGACGGACGCAATTTCGCGATCGGTCGCGTTGGCGGCGCGCACGGTGCGGATGGCGCTGATCGCGCGCTCCACCGACGCGGCGAGGTCCCCGACGCGAGCCTGGGCTTTTTGGCTCGCGACCCGGATGCGCGCGGACAACAACGTCACGGTGACGACGGAAACCGCGATCACGAGCACCGTGAGTCCGAGCAGGACGGGGTCGATGATGAGCATCGCGATGAGCGCGCCAAGAAAGGTGAGCGAACCGCCGATCGCTTCCACGAGCCCCTGAGTGAGGACCGCTCGCAGAAGGGTCGTGTCGCTGCCGACGCGAGAGA
The Phycisphaeraceae bacterium DNA segment above includes these coding regions:
- a CDS encoding 3-hydroxyacyl-CoA dehydrogenase — translated: MQISGCSALVTGGASGLGLATATMLAEAGADVVIIDLPSSGGADVPGVTFVPADVTNEDQVRAAIAMATKPLRIVVNCAGIATAERALGKEGPQPLDHFERVIRVNLIGTFNVIRLASEAMAATEPVGGEGQGESERGVIVNTASVAAFDGQIGQAAYSASKGGVAAMTLPLARELAARFIRVMTIAPGTFDTPMLAALPQAARDSLGMQVPHPSRLGRPEEYAALVRHIVENSMLNGEVIRLDGAIRMQPK
- a CDS encoding RNA methyltransferase, whose amino-acid sequence is MLIEITDTADPRLADFARGTDVLLKNGRGAHGLYIAESALVLERAMRAGHRVRAVLTLRDTVDDAAALVGPEVAVFTGSMELLAKLTGYELHRGLIASMERPALPNPADLLAAARRVVILENVVDPTNVGAIFRSVAAIGADAVLVTPGSSDPFYRRAIRVSMGTVLQVPWTRVGEWPATRRLLTTSGFHVAALTPATDAVSLRDFAANAPERVALVVGTEGDGLTPDALAAADTIVRIPMRHGIDSLNVAAAAAVAMWALS
- a CDS encoding ABC transporter ATP-binding protein, yielding MPYLMEHKKVLAFVTVLSILGAAASLAQPLLVSQVITVVEKGTGLGALVWILVGLVVATGLISGYQHYLLQRTGEGVVLSSRKRLIGRMLRLPISEYDTRRTGDLVSRVGSDTTLLRAVLTQGLVEAIGGSLTFLGALIAMLIIDPVLLGLTVLVIAVSVVTVTLLSARIRVASQKAQARVGDLAASVERAISAIRTVRAANATDREIASVEEDAFGAWKMGIKVAKISALVVPVAGIAMQVSFLVVLGVGGFRVASGAITVASLVAFILFLFLMILPLGQAFGAVTSVNAALGALGRIQEIIDLPAEGEADAAVEPATSIASDAAISFDGVSFGYTAVAVSTTARFETAAARPPQGAVTSTDPLPEEIAEGDRLEGGTPMTLHDVTFGAARGKRTALVGPSGAGKSTILALIERFYDPDSGIVRLGGVDIRSLDREGLRSQIGYVEQDAPVLAGSIRQNLTLATPDATDEQCVDVLHAVNLTEVLERNPLGLDAPVGEDGVMLSGGERQRLAIARALLAAPPILLLDESTSSLDGLNEQLLRKAIDAVAENRTLIVIAHRLSTVVDSDQIVVLDHGQVVGVGTHSDLITTTPLYKELAQHQLLV